A region from the Silene latifolia isolate original U9 population chromosome 7, ASM4854445v1, whole genome shotgun sequence genome encodes:
- the LOC141590551 gene encoding uncharacterized protein LOC141590551: protein MPISESVDQSPYRNPYDKPLFLSQSDHPSMTLVNSLFNGKDFINWTRGVILALGSKNKEGFINGDITEPEERYGQSNAPLLFQLKKELRNLGQDSDSVVEYYNKLKRRWDEIEEVEGIPECTFGKCTCNILKKIVDAASREKVWMFLMGLNDTFETLKTNILSMDPLPTVNKVYSFVQQVESQKSISILNQPAQDASALAANRPEFNQGNWNVWRRDGKKPKFEERWCSHCKKKGRTVGTC, encoded by the exons ATGCCTATTTCTGAGTCTGTCGATCAATCGCCTTATCGTAATCCTTACGATAAGCCGTTGTTTCTCTCTCAATCTGATCATCCTTCAATGACGCTCGTCAATTCACTTTTTAATGGAAAAGACTTCATCAATTGGACTCGAGGAGTTATTCTTGCTCTCGGATCGAAAAATAAGGAAGGTTTTATCAATGGCGACATTACTGAACCTGAG GAGAGGTATGGTCAGTCTAACGCGCCTTTGTTGTTTCAATTGAAGAAGGAGTTGCGTAATCTAGGTCAAGATAGTGATTCTGTTGTTGAATACTACAACAAGTTGAAGCGTCGTTGGGATGAGATAGAGGAGGTTGAAGGAATACCTGAATGTACATTTGGAAAGTGCACCTGCAACATTCTAAAGAAGATTGTTGATGCTGCATCTCGAGAGAAAGTCTGGATGTTTCTTATGGGATTAAATGACACATTTGAGACATTAAAGACAAACATTCTGTCAATGGATCCTCTTCCTACTGTTAATAAGGTCTATTCCTTTGTTCAACAAGTAGAGAGTCAGAAGTCTATCTCTATCCTGAATCAACCTGCACAAGATGCTAGTGCTCTTGCTGCTAACAGACCTGAATTTAATCAAGGAAATTGGAATGTGTGGAGGAGAGATGGAAAGAAACCTAAATTTGAGGAGCGTTGGTGTTCTCACTGTAAGAAGAAGGGTCGCACAGTTGGAACTTGCTAG